A window of the Virgibacillus pantothenticus genome harbors these coding sequences:
- a CDS encoding cell wall hydrolase encodes MALVAHTEKDIELLARLMRAEAEGDGQLGMLMVGNTGINRVIANCLDFIGITTISDMVFQSPGGFEATQKGYFYQRAREQEKRLARRVIQGERQHPATNSLWFFEPEGSCPAQWYGQWNVGRYKSHCFYNPLASECPNVYR; translated from the coding sequence ATGGCGCTTGTAGCACATACGGAGAAAGATATAGAGTTATTAGCAAGACTAATGCGAGCAGAAGCAGAAGGTGATGGTCAATTAGGGATGTTAATGGTTGGAAATACCGGAATTAACCGAGTGATTGCTAATTGTCTAGATTTTATTGGAATAACAACAATTAGCGATATGGTATTTCAAAGCCCAGGGGGGTTTGAAGCAACCCAAAAAGGTTATTTTTATCAGCGAGCAAGAGAACAGGAGAAGCGCTTAGCGCGTAGAGTTATTCAAGGTGAACGACAACACCCTGCCACAAATTCCTTATGGTTTTTTGAGCCTGAAGGAAGCTGCCCTGCTCAATGGTATGGACAGTGGAATGTAGGACGCTATAAATCACATTGCTTTTATAATCCATTAGCGTCAGAGTGTCCTAACGTTTATCGATGA
- the gerQ gene encoding spore coat protein GerQ, with translation MSDNQNSRQHISSYQPYPYYYYPAASSAYYPMYPMRQQPTNQPYQQSQTQPYPPAAGSTIQNQPMLPEQQSYIENILRLNRGKEATVYMTFENNEQWNAKVFRGIIEAAGRDHIVLSDPQTGKRYLLLMVYLDYIVFDEELNYAYPFDNTSYSPR, from the coding sequence ATGAGTGACAATCAAAATAGTCGTCAGCATATAAGCTCGTACCAGCCATATCCTTACTATTATTATCCAGCAGCTTCATCTGCTTATTATCCCATGTACCCGATGCGGCAGCAGCCAACCAATCAACCTTATCAACAATCACAAACACAACCTTACCCACCTGCAGCAGGTAGTACAATTCAGAACCAACCCATGCTGCCTGAGCAACAATCCTACATTGAAAACATATTACGATTAAACCGCGGCAAAGAAGCAACTGTCTATATGACGTTTGAAAATAATGAACAGTGGAATGCTAAAGTTTTTCGTGGAATTATTGAAGCAGCAGGTCGGGACCATATTGTACTTAGCGATCCTCAAACAGGAAAGAGATACTTATTACTTATGGTATACCTTGATTATATTGTCTTTGATGAGGAACTAAATTATGCTTATCCTTTTGATAATACTTCCTATTCACCACGATAA
- a CDS encoding DUF423 domain-containing protein: MKLFLLLGAINGFLAVALGAFGAHGLEGKISKSAIATWEKAVNYQMFHTMALFVTGLLMMKIHSVGVIWAGWMFFIGILLFSGSLYIYSTTAVKTFAMITPLGGVAFLIGWILLGSFIVKHV; this comes from the coding sequence ATGAAATTATTTTTACTGTTAGGTGCTATTAACGGGTTTTTGGCAGTTGCTTTAGGGGCATTTGGTGCACACGGTTTAGAGGGGAAGATTTCGAAGAGTGCTATTGCTACCTGGGAAAAAGCAGTAAACTATCAGATGTTTCATACCATGGCATTATTTGTAACTGGTTTATTAATGATGAAGATACATAGTGTTGGTGTAATATGGGCAGGGTGGATGTTCTTTATTGGAATTTTATTGTTTTCTGGCAGCCTTTATATTTACTCTACAACAGCGGTTAAAACCTTTGCCATGATTACTCCTCTTGGAGGGGTGGCATTTTTAATAGGCTGGATACTTTTAGGATCATTTATTGTGAAGCATGTTTAA
- a CDS encoding YwdI family protein, translating into MAVTNTTVIKKMLEELHAAKSNAENEAILHQHVRHIRLLCDLLLNEPSKAVAEMQDKNQISMAEMKMMLGEKGAEKIKQQESRQQSKIDHEEANGDSLFDF; encoded by the coding sequence GTGGCTGTAACAAATACGACCGTCATTAAAAAAATGCTAGAGGAATTGCATGCAGCAAAAAGCAATGCCGAAAACGAGGCGATCTTGCATCAGCATGTTCGTCATATACGTTTATTATGTGATTTGCTTCTTAATGAGCCATCAAAAGCAGTCGCGGAAATGCAAGATAAGAACCAAATATCTATGGCAGAAATGAAAATGATGCTTGGAGAAAAAGGTGCGGAAAAAATCAAGCAGCAGGAATCTAGACAGCAATCTAAAATAGATCATGAAGAAGCAAATGGTGATTCACTATTTGATTTTTAG
- a CDS encoding cytochrome c oxidase subunit 3, producing MNEKIFMERVMVMRKQETELFQDKKVGFFIYLGVEAVMFAVLFATYMIFTPAGSGPYPSDVFQAKMVLLSSLFLLSSSVTLYVAEKGIQARRGKKTLLSLGLTLGLAIVFLGLESYEFYTFVQEGYGLSTSVFLSSFYVLVGLHAVHVAFGIGWMIVLFIHYVRPNVSYSLYKEKQTIFSYYWHFVDGIWVFIILIVYLPYLV from the coding sequence ATGAACGAGAAGATTTTTATGGAAAGAGTGATGGTCATGCGTAAACAGGAAACAGAATTATTTCAAGATAAAAAAGTAGGCTTCTTTATCTATTTAGGTGTGGAAGCAGTAATGTTTGCTGTTTTGTTTGCCACGTATATGATTTTTACTCCTGCAGGAAGTGGTCCATACCCTTCCGATGTATTTCAAGCGAAAATGGTATTGCTCTCTTCCTTATTCCTCCTATCCAGCAGTGTGACATTATATGTAGCCGAAAAAGGGATACAAGCAAGGAGGGGCAAGAAAACGTTATTAAGCCTTGGACTAACTTTAGGTCTCGCCATTGTTTTTCTAGGCTTAGAAAGCTATGAATTTTATACTTTTGTGCAAGAGGGCTATGGATTAAGTACGAGTGTTTTCTTATCTTCTTTTTATGTTCTTGTAGGGTTGCATGCAGTGCATGTTGCTTTTGGTATCGGTTGGATGATTGTTTTATTTATTCATTATGTTCGACCTAACGTGTCGTACTCCTTATATAAAGAAAAACAAACCATTTTTTCGTACTACTGGCATTTTGTGGACGGCATATGGGTGTTTATTATACTTATTGTCTATTTGCCGTATTTAGTATAA
- the ctaD gene encoding cytochrome c oxidase subunit I, with the protein MKLSVFGYKLVIPTDIIAAWVSVILIGIVAGYIIIKKRKLGVVWDYMKTTNHRKIGILYLLFGIIYFFRAGVDALLIRTQLAVPNNDFWVFQGEKYNELFTTHGTLMIFFVAMPLLLGLMNIAVPLQIGARDLAFPFLNALGFWLFFAGSLFFNIAFFINLTPEVGWTGYAPLSRAEFTPGAGTEFYVFGLQISGLGTIFTALNLIVTIIRHRAPGMSYTRMPLFAWASLITSFLILIAFTVLAIALYLLMFDRLFGTGFFSGNEGDPVFWQHLFWIFGHPEVYILALPAFGIFSDIISTFSKKRIFGYGTMVASIGLIGFLGFMVWVHHMFTVGLGPVVNTFFAITTMAIAIPTGIKVFNWLFTMRGGVIHFTTPMLFALGFIPSFVIGGVTGVMLSLSAADFQFHDTHFVVAHFHYVIIASTILGVFAGLYYWYPKITGYMLDEKLGKWHFWTFLIGYHITFFPMHITGLEGMPRRVYTYSEADGIFILNAISTVGAFLMGISMLFMIWNVYKTHKKKEQVSSDPWDGRTLEWTVSSPAPEYTFEPMPVIHSMDAYWYAKVKNKSLPTTTNVRVKPLERDSIQPFCIAMSLFIVSTGLTFRWYWLAILGGVVLFALLVLRSMTDEREDFYGKSDGHA; encoded by the coding sequence ATGAAGCTGTCCGTGTTTGGGTATAAACTGGTAATACCAACAGATATTATAGCTGCTTGGGTGTCCGTAATCCTCATCGGTATAGTGGCTGGCTATATCATTATTAAAAAGCGAAAGTTAGGGGTTGTTTGGGATTATATGAAAACAACCAATCATCGTAAAATAGGTATACTCTATTTGCTTTTTGGAATTATTTATTTCTTTCGCGCCGGTGTGGATGCTTTACTTATTCGTACACAGCTTGCAGTTCCCAACAATGATTTTTGGGTTTTTCAAGGGGAAAAATATAACGAATTGTTTACAACACACGGGACGTTGATGATATTCTTTGTAGCAATGCCATTGCTGCTTGGCTTAATGAATATTGCGGTACCATTACAAATTGGAGCTAGAGATTTAGCTTTTCCGTTCCTAAATGCATTAGGTTTTTGGTTGTTTTTCGCTGGTTCATTATTTTTTAATATCGCTTTCTTTATTAATCTGACGCCAGAAGTAGGATGGACAGGCTATGCTCCGTTATCAAGAGCCGAATTTACGCCAGGCGCCGGAACGGAATTTTACGTGTTTGGTTTACAAATATCTGGTTTAGGAACCATATTCACAGCGTTAAATCTAATTGTCACGATCATACGTCACCGTGCACCAGGTATGTCTTATACACGTATGCCGTTGTTCGCTTGGGCGTCGTTAATTACGTCTTTTCTCATCTTAATTGCATTTACGGTGCTGGCGATTGCTTTATACTTATTGATGTTTGACCGACTTTTTGGCACTGGGTTTTTCTCCGGGAATGAAGGAGACCCTGTTTTTTGGCAGCATCTATTTTGGATATTTGGTCACCCGGAAGTGTATATTTTAGCATTACCTGCGTTTGGTATTTTTTCAGATATCATTTCCACTTTCTCTAAAAAACGTATTTTTGGATATGGAACAATGGTCGCTTCCATTGGACTTATTGGTTTTTTAGGCTTTATGGTTTGGGTACATCATATGTTTACGGTCGGGCTTGGTCCAGTAGTGAACACCTTTTTTGCTATCACTACCATGGCAATTGCAATTCCTACCGGGATTAAAGTATTTAACTGGTTATTTACGATGCGTGGCGGCGTTATTCATTTCACAACACCAATGCTATTTGCGTTAGGGTTTATACCCTCTTTTGTTATTGGTGGTGTTACAGGGGTCATGTTATCTTTATCAGCAGCAGATTTTCAATTTCATGATACTCATTTTGTCGTTGCTCATTTTCATTATGTCATTATTGCCTCTACCATCCTTGGTGTATTTGCCGGATTATATTATTGGTATCCTAAAATAACTGGCTATATGCTGGATGAAAAATTAGGTAAATGGCATTTTTGGACATTTTTGATCGGATATCATATCACATTTTTCCCAATGCATATTACCGGGCTAGAAGGTATGCCGCGACGTGTATATACGTACAGTGAAGCAGACGGTATTTTCATATTAAATGCAATAAGTACAGTTGGAGCATTTCTAATGGGGATCAGCATGCTGTTTATGATTTGGAATGTATATAAAACCCATAAAAAGAAAGAGCAGGTTTCAAGTGATCCTTGGGATGGGAGAACGCTGGAGTGGACGGTCTCTTCACCAGCTCCAGAGTACACTTTTGAACCAATGCCAGTGATTCATAGTATGGATGCATATTGGTATGCAAAAGTAAAGAATAAATCACTTCCGACAACGACAAACGTACGAGTGAAGCCGTTAGAACGTGATTCCATCCAACCATTTTGTATAGCGATGAGCTTATTCATTGTTAGTACTGGGTTAACATTTCGTTGGTATTGGTTAGCCATCCTAGGAGGCGTCGTGCTGTTTGCATTGCTTGTTTTACGTTCAATGACAGATGAACGAGAAGATTTTTATGGAAAGAGTGATGGTCATGCGTAA
- the coxB gene encoding cytochrome c oxidase subunit II encodes MKKIFLLPLLLLLTGCNITVLEPKSETASEQAFLITFSFWIMMIVVVTVFILFARFVWKYRYTDSRKHDLPKDVKGNIKLEITWIIIPVLLLIILAVPTLAITYDQSPEWTKESDDTGVAIDVTGKQFNWMFRHKNGKEEMDKLVIPEGESIILNLRSEDVIHSFWVPELGGKVDVMPGKELTYEIKHPQRGTYQGKCAEYCGLGHADMTFKVEVVSKQAYAQYLHQ; translated from the coding sequence ATGAAAAAAATATTTTTGTTACCACTATTGCTGCTTTTGACAGGATGTAACATTACTGTGCTTGAACCAAAGAGTGAAACAGCAAGTGAACAGGCGTTTTTAATTACGTTTAGCTTCTGGATCATGATGATTGTTGTCGTTACAGTATTTATTTTATTTGCTCGTTTTGTATGGAAATATCGTTATACTGATAGCAGAAAACATGATTTGCCAAAAGATGTAAAAGGGAATATCAAATTGGAAATAACCTGGATAATCATCCCGGTTTTATTGTTAATTATTTTGGCTGTCCCTACACTAGCGATTACATATGACCAATCGCCAGAATGGACGAAAGAAAGTGATGATACAGGGGTTGCGATTGATGTAACGGGCAAACAGTTTAATTGGATGTTTCGTCATAAAAATGGAAAAGAAGAAATGGACAAGTTAGTTATTCCAGAAGGTGAGTCGATCATCTTGAATTTAAGATCCGAGGATGTTATCCATTCCTTTTGGGTGCCGGAATTAGGTGGAAAAGTGGATGTCATGCCTGGAAAAGAATTGACGTATGAAATCAAACATCCACAAAGAGGTACGTATCAAGGAAAATGTGCGGAATATTGCGGTCTAGGTCATGCAGATATGACGTTTAAGGTTGAAGTTGTATCTAAACAGGCATATGCGCAATATCTCCATCAATAA
- a CDS encoding phasin family protein, which translates to MNDLLRRGFLLGLGAAVTSKEKFETKIKQLVEKNELTQEQAKTLLQQFVDKGEAKKEDWQTRQQEQTQKLANDIGLATKEEVEELRNRITELENKLAEK; encoded by the coding sequence ATGAATGACTTATTAAGAAGAGGGTTTTTACTTGGATTAGGTGCAGCAGTAACTAGTAAGGAGAAATTTGAAACTAAAATAAAACAATTAGTAGAGAAAAATGAACTTACACAAGAACAGGCGAAAACTTTATTGCAGCAGTTTGTCGATAAGGGAGAAGCAAAGAAAGAGGATTGGCAAACCCGACAACAGGAGCAAACGCAAAAACTTGCTAATGATATCGGATTAGCAACAAAAGAAGAAGTAGAAGAACTTCGTAATCGAATAACAGAGCTGGAAAATAAATTAGCAGAAAAATAA
- a CDS encoding ABC1 kinase family protein — protein MHKRLKYNLGYRCIVMVWMTLKFIAKIYSFHFKHRIWDNETFDKWNHLITKMAQEYREKAILLGGVLIKVGQFLSTRTDFMPDAFIKELSGLVDRVPAMPYSYARSILEEEWGTSIDAHIEEIQTPSIASASIGEVYRAKLKDSQIEVAIKVQRYRIKEVFHKDFKTLRIVFWLISALTSFGKKTDLPSLYRELVTVMNRELHFDHELSNALYFKERFEENASIHIPFYIEELCTKRVLVMEWVDGAKITDVDFMNRHQIDTKETAKTLFDFYLEQFLTTGKFHADPHAGNILVQQDGTIVIIDFGMVGEVRKQDSHYFKQLIQSIVMDDYDQVIKTLDEMNFILPHADREKLKRVIHETIKMYQSGTMNIQDAHVMDQIKEDIRLVIHEQPIQLSAEYAYLGRAVSIVIGILIAIYPEIDFQKWAEPELKKWFGGKKIAETFYKQYAKDTVKPFLSYPQAVLDWLENGTRDRQWDQQKQKQRLKHQYFVILEVLSIIFLLISLGCAAGAYYLQWQLIVVIALCSVTVFVIILLVILRKHYKMIQSTN, from the coding sequence TTGCATAAAAGGTTAAAATATAATTTAGGTTATCGTTGTATCGTAATGGTTTGGATGACGTTAAAGTTTATTGCGAAGATTTATAGCTTTCATTTTAAACACCGTATTTGGGATAATGAAACATTTGACAAGTGGAATCATTTAATCACAAAAATGGCACAAGAATACCGCGAAAAAGCGATTCTGCTTGGTGGTGTCTTAATCAAGGTCGGGCAGTTTCTTAGTACAAGAACAGACTTTATGCCGGATGCATTTATTAAAGAACTAAGTGGTCTCGTGGACCGGGTGCCTGCCATGCCTTATTCTTACGCTCGTAGTATTTTGGAAGAAGAATGGGGTACTTCAATTGATGCACATATTGAAGAAATTCAAACACCTTCCATTGCATCAGCCTCGATTGGCGAGGTGTACCGAGCTAAGTTAAAAGATAGCCAGATAGAGGTTGCTATTAAGGTGCAACGTTATCGAATCAAAGAGGTGTTTCATAAAGATTTTAAAACGTTGCGAATCGTATTTTGGTTAATATCTGCCCTCACTTCTTTTGGGAAGAAAACAGATTTACCTTCATTGTATCGCGAACTTGTGACAGTTATGAATCGGGAACTGCATTTTGATCATGAATTATCCAATGCCCTGTATTTTAAGGAACGATTTGAGGAAAACGCCTCTATTCATATTCCGTTTTACATAGAGGAATTATGTACAAAGCGCGTGCTTGTTATGGAATGGGTAGATGGTGCAAAAATCACGGACGTGGATTTTATGAACCGTCACCAAATTGATACAAAAGAAACAGCCAAAACTTTATTTGATTTTTATTTGGAACAATTTTTAACTACAGGAAAATTTCATGCTGATCCGCATGCCGGGAACATTTTAGTGCAACAAGATGGGACGATCGTTATTATTGATTTTGGTATGGTAGGGGAAGTACGTAAACAAGATAGCCATTATTTTAAACAGTTGATTCAAAGTATTGTGATGGATGATTACGACCAGGTTATTAAAACGCTGGATGAAATGAACTTTATTTTGCCGCATGCGGATCGTGAAAAATTAAAACGGGTTATTCACGAGACGATAAAAATGTATCAAAGTGGTACAATGAATATACAGGATGCACATGTTATGGATCAAATAAAAGAAGACATCCGGCTTGTAATTCATGAACAACCTATCCAGCTATCTGCGGAATATGCTTATTTGGGAAGGGCGGTTTCCATTGTTATCGGAATTTTAATAGCGATTTATCCGGAAATTGATTTTCAAAAATGGGCAGAGCCTGAGCTGAAAAAATGGTTTGGCGGCAAGAAAATTGCGGAAACATTTTATAAGCAATACGCAAAAGACACGGTTAAGCCATTTCTTTCTTACCCACAAGCTGTTTTGGACTGGCTGGAAAATGGAACCAGGGATAGACAGTGGGATCAACAAAAACAGAAGCAACGATTAAAACACCAGTATTTTGTCATATTGGAAGTATTAAGCATTATTTTTCTACTCATCAGCTTAGGCTGTGCAGCGGGAGCATATTATTTACAATGGCAACTGATTGTGGTGATTGCGCTATGTAGTGTAACTGTTTTTGTAATTATCCTACTGGTTATATTGAGGAAACATTATAAAATGATTCAATCTACAAATTAA
- a CDS encoding YjiH family protein has protein sequence MKNNSYSFLDHFKFIIPSLIGVFLFMSPIKTEDGLTIPIAILAGKVEALLADQLSAIMMVIIVFTALMTIIVRFLGKEKLNSTPFFQQLFYVNLFWTITRVIAAIFAIMVFFRLGPEFIHSAETGQMLLGDLLHVLFAVFLFAGLFLPLLMNFGLLELFGTLMTKVMRPLFRLPGRSSIDSLASWVGDGTIGVLITSKQYENGYYTKREAAVIGTTFSVVSITFSLVIISEVGLKDMFLPFYGAVLAAGFVAALIMPRIPPLSKKADTYINEESEGISEQVPAGEHILSYGYKKALDRAKQETSVYKLFKEGAQNILDMWMGVAPVVMAFGLIALIIAETTPVFQWLGLPFVPLLELLQIPYAKEASETVLIGFADMFLPSILASTIEADITRFTIAALSVTQLIYMSEVGGLLIGSKVPVSFKDLVIIFLLRTLITLPIIALIAHLIF, from the coding sequence ATGAAAAATAACAGCTATTCCTTTTTGGATCATTTTAAATTTATTATACCATCTCTTATTGGTGTTTTTTTATTTATGTCACCAATTAAAACAGAAGATGGACTTACTATTCCCATTGCTATCCTTGCTGGTAAAGTTGAAGCATTATTGGCAGATCAATTATCAGCAATTATGATGGTGATTATCGTATTTACAGCACTTATGACTATCATTGTTCGATTTCTTGGTAAAGAAAAGTTGAACAGCACCCCATTTTTTCAACAGCTTTTTTATGTCAATCTATTTTGGACGATAACGAGAGTGATTGCCGCTATATTTGCCATTATGGTATTTTTCCGCTTGGGACCGGAATTTATCCATAGCGCCGAAACTGGTCAAATGCTACTAGGAGATCTATTACATGTTTTATTTGCTGTTTTCTTATTTGCAGGGCTATTTTTACCGTTACTGATGAATTTTGGACTGCTTGAATTATTTGGAACGCTGATGACGAAAGTAATGCGGCCTTTATTCCGGCTTCCAGGACGTTCGTCTATTGATTCCTTAGCTTCTTGGGTAGGCGATGGCACCATTGGTGTGTTAATTACAAGTAAGCAATATGAAAATGGGTATTACACGAAACGGGAAGCTGCTGTGATTGGGACGACATTCTCCGTTGTCTCGATCACCTTCTCTTTAGTTATCATTTCGGAAGTTGGTCTTAAAGATATGTTCCTGCCATTTTATGGTGCAGTTTTGGCTGCTGGATTTGTTGCTGCCTTAATCATGCCGCGGATTCCTCCACTTTCTAAAAAAGCAGATACGTATATAAATGAGGAATCTGAAGGAATTTCCGAACAGGTACCAGCTGGTGAGCATATTCTGTCATACGGCTACAAAAAAGCATTAGACCGGGCCAAGCAAGAAACAAGTGTGTATAAGCTTTTCAAAGAAGGCGCACAAAATATTTTGGATATGTGGATGGGAGTCGCCCCAGTCGTCATGGCCTTTGGATTGATTGCACTAATCATTGCGGAAACAACTCCTGTTTTTCAATGGCTCGGCTTGCCTTTTGTCCCTTTGCTGGAGCTGTTACAGATACCATATGCAAAAGAAGCGTCAGAAACAGTGTTGATCGGATTTGCAGATATGTTTTTACCGTCGATTTTAGCTTCAACCATTGAAGCAGACATTACCCGTTTTACCATTGCAGCACTATCTGTCACCCAGTTAATTTATATGTCAGAAGTGGGCGGATTATTAATTGGTTCTAAAGTACCCGTTTCCTTTAAAGATTTAGTGATTATCTTTTTATTACGCACACTGATTACTTTACCGATTATCGCACTCATTGCTCACCTCATCTTTTAA
- a CDS encoding acyltransferase family protein, translating into MERNSFFDNAKVILIFLVVFGHMIQPFTEDSKYVHTLYLWIYTFHMPAFIFLAGFFAKGSGSVNHVLQLMKKLLLPYVIFQLLYTGYYFLIGKPGWQTDLFSPHWAMWFLFSLFCWHLLLYWFKKLPPLLSVAVAVQLGLIVGYFSEIGQMFSLSRTFVFFPFFLVGYFLTEKQVMVVKLKAVKVVSFMVMVGIAIAIYYLPDFNSGWLLASKSYGDLGLPEFGGLARLLVYLSAALMVLSVLSWIPIQHFKWTVLGTRTLYVYLLHGFFIQYFRQADLFKIDGIFDFMGLAVLSILLVLLLSSRPVQGIWQPFIEGKASIMKKLYTKTAQQLEQK; encoded by the coding sequence ATGGAGAGAAACTCTTTTTTTGATAATGCAAAAGTCATCCTGATCTTTTTAGTTGTTTTTGGACATATGATACAGCCTTTCACAGAAGACTCAAAATATGTTCATACACTTTATCTGTGGATTTATACGTTTCATATGCCTGCGTTTATATTCTTGGCCGGTTTTTTTGCCAAAGGCTCTGGGTCGGTGAATCACGTATTACAATTAATGAAAAAACTATTACTACCATATGTGATTTTTCAATTGCTTTATACAGGTTACTATTTTTTAATCGGTAAACCAGGCTGGCAAACGGATTTATTCAGTCCGCACTGGGCGATGTGGTTTTTATTCAGCCTTTTCTGCTGGCATCTGTTATTATACTGGTTTAAAAAGCTACCACCATTACTAAGCGTTGCTGTTGCTGTACAACTTGGGCTCATCGTAGGTTATTTTAGTGAGATTGGTCAAATGTTCAGCTTGTCGCGCACGTTCGTTTTCTTTCCATTTTTCTTAGTGGGTTATTTTTTAACGGAAAAACAAGTAATGGTTGTCAAGCTGAAAGCAGTGAAGGTAGTTTCCTTTATGGTTATGGTTGGAATCGCCATTGCTATCTATTATTTGCCTGATTTTAATTCCGGATGGCTTCTCGCTTCTAAGTCATATGGTGATTTAGGACTTCCAGAGTTTGGAGGGTTAGCAAGGTTATTAGTTTACTTATCTGCAGCATTGATGGTTTTAAGTGTACTTTCTTGGATACCAATCCAACATTTCAAATGGACAGTACTCGGCACTCGTACACTCTATGTATATTTGCTACATGGCTTTTTTATCCAATACTTCCGTCAAGCAGACCTGTTTAAAATAGATGGAATATTTGATTTCATGGGTCTTGCTGTCTTATCAATCCTTCTCGTTCTGCTTTTATCCAGTCGACCAGTACAAGGGATTTGGCAGCCATTTATTGAAGGGAAAGCATCGATTATGAAGAAATTGTATACAAAAACGGCACAACAATTAGAACAGAAATGA
- a CDS encoding Ku protein, with product MHTMWKGTISFGLVNIPVKMHAATENKDIQLRQLHKECQSPIKYERTCPVCERPVKNEEIVKAYEYAKNKFVVLDEEELEALKQEQADKAVEIVDFVQLAEVDPIYYEKSYFLSPNEGGAKAYGLLRKALKETEKIGIAKMMIRSKEQLAIIRVYQDTLVVETIHYPDEVRSVADVPNVPKEVEANSQELDTAKMLIEQLTTAFDPTKYKDEYRHALLDLIEQKKEQDQTATALDKPSPDAATNLMDALQASLERAKQDKPKPKQPQLSKQKEKKVKKKKTGT from the coding sequence ATGCATACGATGTGGAAAGGAACGATCAGCTTTGGTCTTGTGAACATCCCTGTAAAAATGCATGCCGCTACTGAGAATAAAGATATTCAATTAAGGCAATTGCATAAGGAATGTCAATCACCTATTAAATATGAGCGTACGTGTCCTGTATGTGAACGCCCAGTTAAAAACGAAGAAATTGTCAAAGCATATGAGTACGCAAAGAATAAATTCGTTGTTTTGGACGAAGAAGAGCTGGAAGCATTAAAACAGGAACAAGCAGATAAGGCTGTAGAAATTGTTGATTTTGTACAACTTGCTGAGGTTGACCCCATTTATTATGAAAAAAGCTACTTTTTATCTCCAAATGAAGGTGGCGCTAAAGCTTACGGCCTATTGCGTAAAGCATTGAAGGAAACCGAGAAAATTGGTATTGCCAAAATGATGATTCGCTCTAAAGAACAATTAGCAATCATTCGTGTTTATCAGGATACATTAGTTGTCGAAACGATACACTATCCAGATGAAGTACGTAGTGTTGCAGATGTACCTAATGTTCCTAAAGAGGTGGAGGCAAACTCCCAAGAATTGGATACGGCAAAGATGCTGATCGAACAATTAACGACAGCTTTTGATCCGACAAAGTATAAGGATGAGTACAGACATGCTTTGCTTGATTTAATTGAGCAAAAGAAGGAGCAAGATCAAACGGCTACTGCGCTGGATAAGCCTTCACCAGATGCAGCAACAAATTTGATGGATGCTTTACAAGCTTCATTAGAACGAGCAAAGCAGGATAAGCCGAAACCAAAACAGCCACAGCTATCCAAACAAAAGGAAAAAAAGGTAAAAAAGAAGAAAACAGGGACATAA